The following coding sequences lie in one Bacteroidota bacterium genomic window:
- the kynU gene encoding kynureninase translates to MSILQHLMQRAIALDASDPLAGQAAEFVDDNDLIYLDGNSLGRLPKATVALMNDLILRQWGSRLIRSWNESWIDLPGRIAAKIAQLVGAGEDEIFVGDSTSVNLYKLAYGVLQLQSGRKTILSDELNFPSDFYVLQGLAHGLNKGHQLHILPSADGIAADIGLLRSSMNKDTALVCLSHVAFRTAYMYDMAEVNAIAAENGAMVIWDLSHAVGSVPVQLREHGAQLAVGCTYKYINGGPGAPAFLYVAREMQEKLSTPIWAWFGHAQPFAFAHEYAPRPGIWKYAAGTPPVLSLAAIEPGLDLLLGAGIHKLRAKSLSLSELFLEAYHAVLQPLGFKMASPYTPLHRGSHIALRHPEGYRICQALIQPHDKSRPIIPDFRQPDIIRFGFAPLYNTHREIVETAARLAEIIENRSYLEYDPNPAAVT, encoded by the coding sequence ATGAGCATTTTGCAGCATCTGATGCAACGGGCCATCGCGCTCGATGCCTCCGATCCGTTGGCAGGCCAGGCAGCTGAGTTTGTTGATGACAACGACCTGATTTACCTGGATGGCAATTCGTTGGGCAGGCTGCCCAAAGCCACCGTCGCCTTGATGAACGACCTGATCCTCCGGCAGTGGGGCAGCCGGCTTATCCGCTCCTGGAACGAATCGTGGATCGACCTGCCAGGACGCATTGCTGCCAAAATTGCTCAACTCGTCGGGGCAGGGGAGGACGAAATATTTGTAGGCGACAGCACGTCTGTCAACCTCTACAAACTTGCCTATGGGGTATTGCAGCTTCAGTCGGGCCGAAAAACCATTCTGAGCGACGAGCTGAACTTTCCCTCCGATTTTTACGTGCTTCAGGGCCTGGCACACGGACTGAACAAAGGGCATCAGTTGCACATCCTGCCATCTGCCGATGGAATAGCTGCGGACATCGGCCTGCTGCGCTCATCCATGAACAAAGATACCGCACTGGTTTGCCTGAGCCACGTGGCATTTCGTACGGCTTATATGTACGATATGGCTGAGGTGAATGCCATCGCAGCCGAAAATGGAGCTATGGTGATCTGGGACCTGAGCCATGCGGTGGGTTCCGTGCCCGTACAGCTTAGGGAGCATGGTGCACAGCTTGCTGTGGGTTGCACCTATAAATATATCAACGGTGGTCCGGGCGCTCCGGCTTTTCTCTACGTGGCACGCGAGATGCAGGAAAAATTATCCACCCCCATCTGGGCCTGGTTCGGTCATGCCCAGCCTTTTGCTTTCGCGCACGAATATGCACCCCGGCCGGGCATCTGGAAGTATGCCGCCGGCACCCCTCCCGTGCTTTCTCTGGCGGCCATCGAACCCGGACTGGACCTCCTGCTCGGGGCAGGCATCCATAAGCTGAGAGCCAAAAGCCTGAGCCTTTCCGAACTTTTTCTCGAAGCATATCATGCTGTGCTCCAGCCGCTTGGATTTAAAATGGCTTCGCCATACACGCCTCTGCACCGGGGGTCGCACATCGCCCTGCGCCATCCCGAAGGCTACCGCATCTGTCAGGCACTCATCCAGCCCCATGACAAATCCCGACCCATCATCCCCGACTTTCGCCAACCCGACATCATCCGCTTCGGCTTTGCTCCTCTGTACAATACCCACCGCGAGATTGTGGAAACAGCCGCCCGCCTGGCGGAAATTATCGAAAACAGGTCTTATCTGGAATACGACCCAAACCCGGCAGCCGTTACCTGA
- a CDS encoding T9SS type A sorting domain-containing protein has product MRIKSLTLIVGLMLFNLSTLWSQSNPTAQSLPYSQDFASFTGTTTIYPAGIQGWTISGSTSTSFPTAAPNGNQALAAGTNGSTSAGVFDMNGKIGMLNTGSALRSIALSINTTGLTSINVSFVAATQRQVSTERIGAIGLQYRIGTSGSFTNVSGSEYQNPGGSDNTSGTGSLSPQTISVTLPAACNNQAEVQLRWVYREISGSGGRPSFSLDDISISGTPASSPSITVTPNSLTGFSYVVGSGPSAEQSFSISGSNLTAAITITPPANYEISTGTGAGFVATNPILLNHSGGTVASTDIYVRLKAGLAVGNYNGENITASSTGADNKTVSLNGSVTNPPSPTITITPTQLFGFQYYKGAGPSDMQSVLLSCSDLTGNLSITPPAGFEISATAAPFTPENPLILTPTAGAVGGVLWIRMKEGLGAGIYQQTFAASSPGASSVDINVSGAVLNEAFTTWNFTGTFTAASPETTSGTGTASVVGSMTGPGSATGTTTGCAQTSGNAWAIGTAAPGASNESSGVQFMVPTTGRENIWFAYDHRLSNTATRTARIQYTLNGTDWINLDVDNTNYLSQCLNRGGIDNGRIDASNPVGSNVSDSWGRRVINFSGISGANNNPNFGVRILAAHYANTGEFRQANNVNAVATGGTWRFDNVVFGGDLILGGVATKLAVSPVNNGNNPTQNVPFTVTVQALDNSNVPTNVTTDTQVTLSLATGTGNLGGTLTATIATGENSVTFNNVTYNTAEAGVSITATATSGMTLSPATSATFTVLAPASQLALIGVPANGQVNTNLASFTVEARRPDNSVDGSFTGNITIAKATGPGAISGTLTKAAVNGVATFNDIQFDQAGTYTIEATATGLSSATSGNILITNAPTLTEVLLPQYIQGINGTNNDRIMYAYRATLSNLLPNSTYRYINQIVDGTDGPTAGGAGNVIFVNSSGTFTRTTSPSLATAGAYGEFTTDANGVFTGWFVNEPTGNVRFTPGNNVQMRIRLNNGAGGTTAVTYLTTTNTVKVLNFGTTSGSATQGTALRAESNFMPGNFAFLYDNTSGTGRPLYGTPIEITGLDYSATTWAAFFRNNVVGDDGAFAAIIPNQNANGVKLIQQRNFADGAVAGSFSSNNGQWGTANTVNPSGGTSNVIVIDLKQGPAIAVSPTSLSGFGYTAGQGPSATQSFVVSGTNLVGAVGIDAPPSYELSLTNAPNFDPYTQIFLSPTGTTLNPTTVYVRLKAGLAAGNYNETILMGSPSADPRSVTLQGTVNPGILEPENHVTNFAANALNSSQINVSWTDAVPTASGYLIKGSTTGFGDIAAPADGVAETNSTLVRNVAAGVQSFTFEGLNSSTTYYFKIFPYNGSGSSINYKTDGAVPQASATTPAGPVMTEILLPQYIQGVNGTNNTRLPYAFRVSFSNLNPNTTYRFINQAVNNTDGATSGGAGNPIYVMPNGDFVRTTSPGFSVAGQYGEFTTDADGNYTGWFMLEPTGNARFTPGQEVAMRIRLNNGAGGTTAVHYFTTQNVTVINFGTAANAAQGTALRANSNFAPKNFVFLYTSVRNTNRPVAGTHIEPSGIDFAGNTSYPGYYRNDVAGLPGAFGTILPNMLPGGINLISEYSLSNGQLLGSLSSNDGMWGSTNTVNPTGGLNNVLVINLDFTPNFTLTPTALSGFSYVEGQGPSAPQSFTVSGTNLSGPVQLTAPAAYELSLTGGSGFSGQASLSLNHTGGTVANTTVYIRLKQGLAAGTYNQQLTATSAGADNKTLALQGSVIPPAAEPPAHASMFQVAVNTQTQLTATWFDAVPNAQFYLIKGSTEGFAAIVPPMDGQPEADGLLVRNIPAGQQQAVFTGMNPETTYYFKLYPYNGTGATVNYKTDGMVPQASRATLGTPSMTALVLPQYIQGVNGTNNNRLPYAFRLRLQNLKPNSTYRYTNQAVSAADGPTVAGAGNPVYVNGNNFFRTSSPGFAVAGQYGEFTTDANGSYSGWFMIEPTGNARFTPGQEVMMRLRLNDGEGGTAPVTYFTTDAVKVIDFGTAADAASGTGVRATSNASPRNFAFVYDNAAGAGRPLYGTSIETTGLDFSATSYPNFYRDNVAGTNGAWGGIVPNLNPQGIRRVEERSLVTGQVVNSLSSADGFWGSVNTANPNGGLANIIVLDLAGGTGQEKLSGQLKYFNANETIIPSPNAHGVFYAQLFENGIAVRPRQLISHNLELNLPSYFEFGNLEAGKTYTLRIWEQTPSTLLGNSWTFNQWGGASAVDAVIISYVGTNNPLIAQYPWILPAAGQDVTPFGNYIADVNNSGDITGSDALILAYRLVGQPGTSPFPGGKPNFLLSASKVASHEAKTYPAAPELLFSTTGSYAAGSQAASVYYEATLPALSPGNNIYNVYFTAVGDMNASYFDQNAALKNRPAIRNATSDQPELSIYADNNFSLKAFRIEIELGKGLNISQVDGADVWNYDEASGMLRAFGMFNQERLFRAGDKLVSLRTDITGLPAQPHVRTIELVDAQLGQLKDAALVLYSPAPAKVSVLQASVWPNPAHEMAQLELNLPEDGLLSIMVTDQLGRVVWTNTQQAAGGVFRTSLNAALTGAPGLYHIRVHLQGKQLHTVHTKLIVK; this is encoded by the coding sequence ATGAGAATCAAATCATTAACTCTGATTGTTGGTCTGATGCTGTTCAACCTGAGCACGCTTTGGTCACAATCTAATCCTACAGCACAATCCCTGCCCTATTCACAGGATTTTGCTTCGTTCACGGGCACAACAACCATTTACCCGGCAGGAATTCAAGGTTGGACGATTAGTGGAAGCACCTCAACTTCATTTCCCACAGCAGCTCCGAACGGAAACCAGGCTCTGGCAGCGGGGACAAACGGATCTACATCAGCTGGTGTTTTCGACATGAACGGAAAAATCGGTATGCTAAACACCGGCTCGGCTTTGCGAAGCATTGCGCTTTCCATCAACACAACCGGACTCACCAGCATCAATGTTTCCTTTGTTGCAGCCACCCAGCGACAGGTTTCCACAGAAAGAATTGGTGCTATTGGGTTACAATACAGAATCGGAACTTCTGGTAGCTTTACGAACGTAAGTGGTTCGGAATATCAAAATCCGGGGGGATCTGACAATACTTCAGGCACAGGCAGTCTGAGTCCTCAAACTATAAGTGTGACGCTGCCTGCAGCATGCAATAACCAGGCTGAAGTTCAATTGCGCTGGGTTTATCGCGAAATCAGCGGATCAGGTGGTCGCCCAAGTTTCTCGCTGGACGATATAAGTATTTCCGGCACACCTGCAAGTTCTCCTTCAATAACCGTTACCCCAAACTCCCTAACCGGCTTCAGCTATGTGGTGGGAAGCGGTCCTTCGGCTGAGCAGTCGTTCAGCATCAGTGGCAGCAACCTTACTGCAGCCATTACCATCACCCCACCGGCAAATTACGAAATATCGACCGGCACCGGAGCGGGCTTTGTGGCCACAAACCCCATTTTACTCAACCATTCCGGAGGCACGGTTGCTTCCACAGACATATACGTTCGCCTCAAAGCCGGCCTGGCTGTGGGCAACTACAATGGTGAAAACATAACAGCTTCATCCACAGGAGCCGACAACAAGACGGTTTCCCTGAACGGCAGTGTCACAAACCCGCCTTCGCCAACCATCACGATCACCCCGACCCAACTTTTCGGATTTCAATATTATAAAGGAGCCGGTCCATCGGACATGCAATCGGTTCTTCTTTCATGCAGCGACCTTACCGGCAACCTGTCCATCACCCCGCCGGCCGGATTCGAAATATCAGCCACTGCGGCACCTTTTACGCCTGAGAACCCGCTTATCTTAACTCCAACGGCTGGTGCAGTTGGTGGTGTACTCTGGATCAGGATGAAAGAAGGCCTGGGAGCGGGCATTTACCAGCAAACTTTCGCAGCATCCAGCCCGGGTGCGAGTTCGGTGGACATCAACGTATCAGGTGCGGTGCTGAACGAAGCTTTCACCACCTGGAATTTTACCGGCACCTTTACAGCAGCCAGTCCTGAAACCACAAGCGGCACAGGTACGGCCAGCGTTGTTGGCAGCATGACCGGGCCAGGCAGCGCCACGGGCACCACTACAGGTTGTGCACAAACGAGCGGTAATGCCTGGGCAATAGGCACGGCTGCTCCCGGAGCAAGCAACGAATCGAGTGGTGTACAATTTATGGTACCCACCACGGGTCGAGAAAACATCTGGTTTGCTTATGACCACAGGCTTTCCAATACCGCCACACGCACTGCACGCATTCAGTACACCCTCAATGGCACCGACTGGATCAACCTGGATGTGGACAACACCAATTATCTCAGTCAATGCCTCAACCGTGGTGGCATCGACAACGGACGCATTGATGCTTCCAATCCCGTTGGAAGCAATGTTTCGGACAGCTGGGGCCGCAGGGTGATCAACTTTTCAGGCATTTCCGGAGCGAACAACAATCCGAACTTCGGCGTCCGCATCCTTGCAGCACATTATGCCAATACCGGCGAGTTCAGGCAGGCAAATAATGTGAACGCTGTTGCAACGGGAGGAACCTGGAGGTTCGACAATGTAGTTTTTGGCGGCGACCTGATCCTGGGTGGTGTAGCCACCAAGCTGGCCGTCAGTCCGGTGAACAATGGGAACAACCCCACGCAAAACGTTCCGTTTACCGTAACCGTTCAGGCCCTGGACAACAGCAATGTTCCCACAAATGTGACCACCGACACGCAAGTCACCCTCAGTTTGGCCACGGGCACCGGTAACCTGGGCGGCACCCTGACAGCCACCATTGCAACAGGCGAAAACAGTGTGACCTTTAACAATGTTACTTACAATACAGCAGAGGCAGGCGTAAGCATCACTGCCACAGCTACTTCCGGCATGACCCTCAGCCCGGCCACATCTGCCACTTTCACCGTGCTGGCGCCGGCATCGCAGCTTGCACTCATTGGCGTTCCTGCCAATGGCCAGGTGAATACCAATCTGGCCAGTTTCACTGTGGAAGCCCGCAGACCCGACAATTCGGTGGATGGAAGTTTCACGGGCAACATCACCATAGCCAAAGCAACAGGACCTGGCGCAATTTCCGGTACCCTGACCAAAGCAGCTGTAAATGGTGTTGCCACCTTCAACGACATCCAGTTCGATCAGGCAGGCACCTACACCATAGAAGCCACTGCCACCGGCCTTAGCAGCGCCACCTCAGGCAATATCCTGATTACCAATGCACCCACCCTCACGGAAGTACTTCTGCCTCAATATATTCAGGGCATCAACGGCACCAACAACGACCGCATCATGTATGCCTACAGGGCGACACTCAGTAATCTGTTGCCCAACTCCACATACCGATACATCAACCAGATTGTGGATGGAACTGACGGCCCAACCGCCGGCGGAGCTGGAAATGTCATCTTCGTGAACAGCAGCGGCACTTTTACGCGTACCACCTCGCCCTCGCTGGCCACTGCCGGAGCCTACGGAGAGTTTACCACCGATGCCAACGGCGTTTTCACAGGCTGGTTTGTGAACGAGCCCACCGGCAATGTACGCTTTACCCCCGGTAACAACGTGCAGATGCGCATCCGGTTGAACAATGGCGCTGGCGGAACAACTGCCGTAACCTACCTGACCACGACCAATACCGTGAAAGTCCTCAATTTCGGCACCACCAGCGGCTCGGCCACCCAGGGCACAGCACTGAGGGCTGAGTCGAACTTTATGCCGGGCAACTTTGCTTTCCTCTACGATAATACTTCCGGCACTGGCCGGCCACTTTACGGCACACCCATCGAAATTACCGGTCTGGATTATTCGGCCACTACCTGGGCCGCCTTTTTCCGCAACAATGTAGTGGGCGACGACGGGGCTTTTGCGGCCATCATCCCCAATCAGAATGCCAACGGCGTGAAACTGATCCAGCAGCGCAACTTTGCCGACGGCGCTGTGGCCGGCAGCTTCAGTTCGAACAATGGACAGTGGGGAACCGCCAACACGGTGAATCCATCCGGTGGTACATCAAATGTGATCGTGATTGACCTCAAGCAGGGACCTGCAATTGCTGTAAGCCCTACCAGCCTCAGTGGGTTCGGCTACACTGCCGGACAAGGACCTTCGGCCACACAGTCGTTTGTGGTGAGCGGGACAAACCTTGTGGGTGCAGTTGGTATTGATGCGCCTCCATCCTACGAACTTTCGCTCACCAATGCCCCGAATTTCGATCCCTACACCCAGATATTTCTGAGCCCAACCGGCACAACGCTCAATCCTACTACCGTTTACGTGCGTCTGAAAGCGGGTCTGGCCGCAGGAAATTACAACGAAACCATCCTGATGGGTTCGCCAAGCGCCGACCCCCGTTCTGTAACCCTTCAGGGCACGGTGAACCCGGGTATCCTTGAACCGGAGAACCATGTCACAAATTTTGCAGCCAATGCGCTCAACAGCAGTCAGATCAATGTAAGCTGGACAGATGCCGTGCCTACAGCTTCAGGATACCTTATTAAAGGAAGCACCACAGGTTTTGGCGACATCGCTGCTCCCGCAGATGGCGTAGCCGAGACTAACTCTACCCTGGTGCGCAATGTGGCTGCCGGTGTGCAATCGTTCACCTTTGAGGGTTTGAACTCGTCAACAACCTATTATTTCAAAATTTTTCCCTACAACGGCAGCGGCAGCTCGATCAATTACAAAACGGATGGCGCTGTACCTCAGGCTTCCGCCACCACCCCTGCCGGTCCGGTGATGACTGAAATTCTCCTGCCGCAATACATTCAGGGTGTGAATGGCACAAACAACACCCGTCTCCCATACGCATTCAGGGTTTCGTTCAGCAACCTGAATCCCAATACCACATACCGCTTCATCAACCAGGCAGTTAACAACACTGACGGAGCCACATCTGGCGGCGCCGGTAATCCGATTTATGTGATGCCCAACGGTGATTTTGTGCGCACCACATCTCCGGGATTCAGTGTAGCAGGACAATATGGAGAGTTCACCACAGATGCCGACGGCAATTACACAGGTTGGTTTATGCTCGAGCCCACAGGAAATGCGCGGTTCACTCCCGGGCAGGAAGTGGCCATGCGCATCAGGCTGAATAACGGTGCCGGTGGTACTACTGCAGTGCATTATTTCACTACGCAGAATGTAACGGTCATCAACTTCGGTACTGCAGCCAATGCTGCTCAAGGTACCGCTTTGCGTGCCAACAGCAATTTTGCACCCAAAAATTTCGTCTTCCTCTATACAAGCGTACGCAATACCAACAGACCTGTTGCCGGTACACATATCGAACCTTCTGGCATTGATTTTGCCGGAAACACCTCTTATCCTGGTTATTACAGAAACGACGTGGCCGGCCTCCCAGGCGCATTTGGCACCATCCTTCCCAATATGCTGCCTGGTGGGATTAACCTTATTTCTGAATATAGCCTCAGCAATGGTCAGCTACTAGGCAGTTTAAGCTCCAACGACGGCATGTGGGGAAGCACCAATACGGTGAATCCCACAGGCGGGTTAAATAACGTGCTGGTTATCAACCTCGACTTCACACCCAATTTCACCCTGACGCCCACCGCCCTGAGTGGTTTCAGTTATGTGGAAGGTCAGGGACCCTCAGCACCTCAGAGCTTTACGGTTTCAGGTACCAACCTTAGCGGCCCGGTTCAGCTGACTGCACCTGCAGCCTATGAGCTCTCGCTCACCGGCGGAAGCGGCTTTTCCGGTCAGGCCAGCCTGAGCCTCAACCACACGGGAGGAACAGTAGCCAATACAACGGTTTATATCCGGCTCAAGCAAGGTCTGGCGGCAGGCACTTACAACCAGCAACTGACAGCTACCTCGGCCGGCGCCGACAACAAGACCCTGGCCCTTCAGGGATCGGTCATCCCGCCCGCAGCCGAGCCTCCGGCACATGCCAGCATGTTCCAGGTAGCGGTGAACACGCAAACCCAACTGACGGCCACCTGGTTCGATGCCGTTCCCAATGCCCAGTTCTATCTGATCAAAGGCTCGACCGAAGGTTTCGCCGCCATCGTGCCCCCGATGGACGGTCAGCCAGAAGCTGACGGACTGCTGGTCAGGAATATACCGGCAGGGCAGCAGCAGGCGGTGTTCACCGGAATGAACCCGGAGACCACCTATTACTTTAAGCTCTATCCATACAATGGCACTGGTGCGACAGTCAATTACAAAACCGATGGCATGGTGCCTCAGGCCAGCCGCGCCACCTTGGGCACGCCTTCGATGACTGCGCTGGTGCTGCCGCAATATATTCAGGGTGTGAACGGCACCAACAACAACCGCCTGCCCTATGCCTTCAGGCTCAGGCTGCAAAACCTGAAACCTAACAGCACTTACCGCTACACCAACCAGGCTGTGAGCGCTGCCGACGGCCCCACCGTTGCCGGTGCCGGTAATCCGGTGTATGTGAACGGCAACAACTTCTTCCGCACTTCGTCGCCTGGTTTTGCCGTGGCAGGTCAGTACGGCGAATTTACCACCGATGCCAATGGCAGCTACAGCGGCTGGTTTATGATTGAACCCACCGGCAATGCACGTTTCACTCCCGGCCAGGAGGTGATGATGCGCCTCAGACTCAACGATGGTGAAGGCGGCACTGCACCTGTAACTTATTTCACTACCGATGCCGTGAAGGTCATCGACTTTGGCACCGCTGCCGATGCGGCCTCCGGCACAGGTGTCAGGGCAACCTCCAACGCTTCGCCCCGCAACTTTGCCTTTGTATATGACAATGCCGCCGGCGCCGGTCGTCCGCTCTATGGCACCAGCATCGAAACCACCGGTCTCGACTTCAGCGCCACCAGCTACCCCAATTTCTACCGCGATAATGTAGCTGGTACGAACGGCGCATGGGGTGGCATCGTACCCAACCTCAATCCACAGGGGATCCGCCGGGTTGAAGAGCGCAGCCTGGTTACCGGACAAGTCGTAAACAGCCTGAGCAGTGCCGACGGATTCTGGGGCAGCGTGAACACCGCGAACCCCAACGGAGGATTGGCCAACATCATTGTGCTCGATCTGGCAGGCGGTACCGGTCAGGAGAAACTTTCGGGACAACTGAAGTATTTCAACGCCAACGAAACCATCATCCCCTCGCCCAATGCACACGGCGTGTTTTATGCCCAGCTGTTCGAGAATGGCATTGCAGTGCGTCCGCGCCAGCTGATCAGCCACAACCTCGAACTAAACCTGCCTTCCTACTTTGAGTTTGGCAACCTCGAAGCCGGCAAAACCTACACCCTCAGGATCTGGGAACAAACACCCAGCACCCTGCTGGGCAACAGCTGGACCTTTAACCAATGGGGAGGCGCCAGCGCTGTGGATGCAGTCATCATCAGCTATGTGGGAACTAACAACCCGCTCATTGCCCAGTATCCCTGGATACTTCCGGCTGCAGGACAGGATGTTACGCCCTTTGGCAACTATATTGCCGACGTGAACAACAGCGGCGACATCACCGGCAGCGATGCGCTCATCCTGGCCTACAGGCTGGTGGGTCAGCCCGGCACCTCGCCCTTCCCCGGCGGAAAGCCCAACTTCCTGCTCTCCGCATCGAAGGTGGCCAGCCACGAAGCCAAAACCTATCCTGCTGCACCCGAACTGCTGTTCAGCACAACAGGCAGCTATGCCGCAGGCAGCCAGGCAGCATCGGTTTACTACGAAGCCACGCTTCCGGCACTTAGCCCTGGCAACAATATATACAATGTGTACTTCACAGCCGTGGGCGACATGAACGCCTCGTATTTTGACCAAAATGCCGCACTTAAAAACCGTCCGGCCATCCGTAATGCCACATCTGACCAGCCAGAACTGAGTATTTATGCAGATAACAATTTCAGCCTCAAAGCCTTCCGGATTGAGATCGAACTTGGCAAAGGTTTGAACATCAGCCAGGTGGATGGAGCCGATGTGTGGAACTACGATGAAGCAAGTGGTATGCTGCGTGCCTTTGGAATGTTCAATCAGGAAAGGCTGTTCCGCGCAGGCGATAAGCTGGTCAGCCTGAGAACCGACATTACCGGTTTGCCAGCCCAACCCCATGTGCGCACCATCGAGCTGGTTGACGCACAACTCGGACAATTGAAAGACGCCGCACTTGTGCTCTACTCACCTGCACCTGCCAAAGTATCCGTACTTCAGGCTTCGGTGTGGCCCAATCCAGCGCACGAGATGGCCCAACTCGAGCTCAACCTTCCCGAAGACGGCCTGCTCAGCATCATGGTCACCGACCAGTTGGGCAGGGTGGTCTGGACGAATACACAACAGGCTGCCGGCGGGGTATTCCGCACCTCACTCAATGCGGCACTTACCGGCGCACCGGGATTGTACCACATCCGTGTACATTTGCAGGGCAAGCAGCTGCACACCGTTCACACGAAATTAATTGTAAAATAA
- a CDS encoding SGNH/GDSL hydrolase family protein, protein MRLKICILSIFGLITTLPCSKAQPLTPLPQDDNPPGASAGLSYLALGDSYTIGEGVTENERWPMQLAAQLNQAGIAVEKPRIVARTGWTTDELMAELNRLQIADTFGLVSLLIGVNNQYRGRSSAQFRTELVQLIHKAIAYAGGDTSRVFLVSIPDWGVTPFAMGRDRARIAREIDEFNEVIRQEAAARNILFFNITPISRQAATDLSLLAPDRLHPSGSMYRMWVDMMLPGIINILGQP, encoded by the coding sequence ATGCGGCTCAAAATTTGTATTTTGTCAATCTTTGGTCTGATTACTACGCTTCCCTGCTCCAAAGCCCAGCCACTTACACCATTACCTCAGGACGACAACCCGCCCGGAGCAAGTGCCGGCCTGAGTTATCTTGCCCTCGGCGATAGCTACACCATAGGTGAAGGGGTGACCGAAAACGAGCGTTGGCCCATGCAGCTGGCAGCCCAGCTGAACCAGGCCGGCATTGCTGTGGAAAAGCCCCGCATTGTGGCCCGCACCGGGTGGACCACCGACGAGCTGATGGCTGAGCTCAACCGCCTGCAAATTGCCGATACTTTCGGATTGGTGTCGCTGCTTATCGGGGTGAACAACCAATACCGCGGCAGGTCGTCCGCACAGTTCCGGACCGAGCTGGTGCAGCTCATCCACAAAGCCATTGCTTATGCGGGTGGCGATACCAGCCGGGTATTCCTGGTCTCCATACCCGACTGGGGGGTAACTCCTTTTGCCATGGGGCGCGACCGTGCCCGCATCGCGCGCGAGATTGATGAGTTCAACGAGGTCATCAGGCAGGAAGCCGCAGCTCGTAACATCCTGTTCTTCAACATCACGCCCATTTCGCGGCAAGCAGCTACCGACCTCTCACTCCTTGCCCCCGACCGCCTGCATCCCTCCGGAAGCATGTACCGCATGTGGGTGGACATGATGCTCCCCGGAATCATCAACATCCTTGGGCAACCATGA
- a CDS encoding AI-2E family transporter gives MNDLTTTNKILTGFAVALGFYILKELAFIFAPLMLAFILTLLFMPLMRRLLRRGIHRILALSIVTGLIVLIGLSFGLAVKLSGRQIIDNQEVVFQKFDSRLGHAIAPYAGMLGIEAENGKSVVRSLLESKQVSELIFGNFSQTLGTIQRSLTFLFLTLFFLVLLLAGSVNLEKLMGQTLFNTKTRSVKTYIAIEQSVVKFLEVKTFVSLLTGLSFGLISWGMGLNFPLFWGLLAFALNFVQLIGSVVVTLLAIAFAFVELDSAASVMLIAVLFTATQLLFGSVMEPIFMGKSFRINILAVLFMLTFWGYMWGIPGIILSIPITVIIKTLLEQFRSTRGIARLLS, from the coding sequence ATGAACGACCTGACAACAACCAACAAAATCCTGACCGGATTTGCTGTGGCACTGGGATTTTATATCCTCAAGGAGCTGGCATTTATTTTTGCGCCGCTCATGCTGGCATTCATCCTCACCCTGCTGTTCATGCCGTTGATGCGCAGGCTGCTCAGGCGAGGGATTCACAGGATTCTGGCCCTGAGTATAGTAACCGGGCTTATTGTGCTCATCGGGCTGAGTTTTGGCCTGGCAGTCAAGCTTTCCGGCAGGCAGATCATCGACAACCAGGAGGTCGTTTTTCAGAAGTTCGATTCCCGCCTCGGACATGCCATTGCACCTTATGCCGGAATGCTGGGCATTGAAGCCGAGAACGGCAAATCCGTCGTGCGCAGCCTGCTCGAAAGCAAACAGGTGAGCGAGCTTATCTTTGGCAACTTCAGTCAAACCCTGGGGACGATACAGCGCAGCCTGACGTTCCTCTTTCTGACGCTCTTTTTTCTTGTGTTGCTTCTGGCCGGCTCTGTAAACCTGGAAAAACTGATGGGTCAGACCTTGTTCAACACCAAAACAAGGTCGGTTAAAACGTATATCGCTATCGAGCAAAGCGTGGTTAAATTCCTGGAGGTCAAAACTTTTGTCAGCTTGCTTACAGGTTTGTCCTTCGGTCTCATCAGCTGGGGCATGGGGCTGAACTTTCCTTTGTTCTGGGGTTTGCTGGCCTTTGCGCTGAATTTTGTGCAGCTCATTGGCTCGGTGGTTGTCACTTTGCTGGCCATTGCCTTTGCTTTTGTGGAGCTCGACAGCGCCGCATCGGTTATGCTGATAGCCGTGCTTTTTACAGCTACCCAGTTGCTGTTTGGCTCGGTAATGGAGCCAATCTTCATGGGCAAATCGTTCAGAATCAACATACTCGCTGTACTATTCATGCTGACCTTCTGGGGTTATATGTGGGGCATACCTGGCATCATCCTTTCCATTCCCATCACAGTGATTATCAAAACCTTGCTTGAGCAATTCCGAAGCACGCGGGGAATAGCCCGCCTGTTGTCGTAA